The sequence below is a genomic window from Elusimicrobiaceae bacterium.
AAGGCCCCAGAGGTCAAAAAGGCCCCCGCGTGGAGTTGCCCGTAGAGCCGAAGCCTGTGGCCGAAGTGAAATAAAACTTCTATAGTTGATAGTTTGGACACAGGAGGAAACGCAAAGTTTTCTCCTGTGTTTTTTGTACAACTTTTCTCTCTATTCAAAGATGGATAGAAAGTGGACTTTGTGATGCAACAGACAAAGAGGTGTTTGGCAAGTAAAATAATTTGTCAGTGGTTGAAAAGTTTAGATGAAGAAGATTATTGCTAATTAAAACACCCCGCTTTCGGCGGGGTATTTTTTGTGTTAAAGCAAATCAGATTAGTCTGCAAAAATTTCTTTCCAGGCTTCTTTTTCGGCTTCAATTTGGTTTTTGGCATCGTTGATTTTGCTTTCAATGGCTTGTTTGGCAAGCTCGGTGGCGATATCGGTGTCGTTGGTTTGGCTGGCCGTCACGGCAGCTTTGGCATTTTCATAGGCCTGTTTGGCATCTAAAAGTTTTTGGCGCGTTTCGGCAGATTTTTGCAAGGCTTCTTCCAAGGTCAAGGTTTTGTTGGCGGTGGAAGCTTCGGTATTAGCACCTGTAGTGGCACAGCCGGATGCAAAAGCTACAGCGGAAAGAACGGTCAAGCAGAAGATTTTTTTCATAAAGGTCCTCTTTTAAATTAAGATACTTATATTTTATAAAAACTTTCCCCCTCTTTGGCAATTAAATTGTTATCATTTATAAAAGAGATAAGGAGAAAGTATGACTATTTTAATCTATTTATTGTTAGGTATCGCCTTGGGCGGAGCAGGAATGTATTTCTATCAAAGAGTGCAAAAAGACGTACTTGTGCGCGAAAATGCCAAAATGAACACAGAAATACAAGCGCTGACCTCTTTCAGAGAGCAAAACGCCGCCCTAAGCGCAGATAATGCCCGCCTGCAGGCGCAAAACGAAGCCTTGTCAAAGGAGCGCGTGTTGGTGGAGAAAAACTTTGCCGAAGTGGCCGCCACCTACCGTGCGCAATTTGCCGATTTGGCTACCAAAATTTTAGAAGAAAAAAGCAAAGGCTTGGAGAGCAAAAATACCGAAGTTTTACGTCCGCTTACTTTGCAATTAGAGTCCTTCGTCAAAAAAGTGCATGACATGGAGCGCGTCACCACAGAAAAACAAGCCCAACTTGAAAAGGGCCTGAGTGACGTTTTAAAATCTACGGAAAAAATTGACCAAAGTGCCATCAGCCTAACCAATGCCATTAAAGGCGAGGCCATTGTGCGCGGCAGCTGGGGCGAGGAAGCCTTAAAACGTATTTTAGACAGCGCCGGCATGAAAGAGGGCGTGGACTATTTTGAACAGGTGTCCGAAGAAGGCAAACGCGTGGACGTGCAAATTGCTTTACCCTCAGACCGTTGGATTGTGGTAGATTCCAAGACGATTTTTAATCATTACGTGCAGTACTACAATGAGCAAGACCCCAAAAAGAAAGAGGAACATTTGGCCGCGCACGTTAAAGACGTAAAAAAGACCATCCGTGATTTGTCTTCTAAAAAATATTACAAGAAATTCCAAGAAACGGGCGAAAAAGTACAGCCCGATTATACCCTGATGTTCGTCTATCCCGAAAGTGCCCTCTTGGCGGCCGTTTCCGAAGATGCAGACGTTTTAAACGAAGCGTGGAAAAACAATATCGCTTTGGTGTCTGCCACATCGCTTTTGAGTACGCTGAAAATGGTGTCTAAACTGTGGGATATTGATAAACAACACGAGTACATGGACGAGCTGAAAGAAGATATCCAAAAACTGATGGAAAAATTTAACGATTTTTTGGTTAATTTTGCCAAAGCCGAAAATGCTATTTCCAATGCTTTTGACGCCGTAAAGGTGGCGCGCGGGCATATAGACAGCAACAAAGGCTCTTTCCTGCCTGTGGCGCAACGCATTATAGACGTGTACGAAGCACCGCTGACCAAAGAAAATGCGCGGCTACTCAAACGTATGAATTATGATTATAACGGCAGCAAAAAGCGCGTGAAACAAGCAGAGAACGAAACTTCTTCCGTACTGCAAAATCAGCAAGAGCAAAGATTGTTTTAAAAACCTCCTGCACTTTTCCAAAAGCGGCCCGTACACAGGGGGCATATACTCGGTGGCGCTGTGGCTGATTTGAATTGAGTCATAAAAGTTTCACAACACCCCCGCCCGAAAGGCGGGGTTTTTTCTTTTATTGTTGGGGAAACAACTTGATAGAATGGGATTTTTTTTGTTAAATTTTAGAAGTAGTAGAATTCATTTTAAGGGATAAAGTATGAAAAACATATCTAAAAATATCAGCGGTTTTACGCTGATTGAGTTGTTGGTTGTAGTACTGATCATTGGTATTTTGTCTGCGGTGGCATTGCCTCAGTATACCAAAGCGGTGGAAAAATCTCGCTTGGCAGGAGTTTGGAGCAATATTGCCAGTCTGAATAAAGCATTGAATCTTTATGCATTGGAAAATCCAAATCCCAGCAGTATAGATTGGGAAAGTTTGAGTATAGACTTTTCTTGTAAAGAAGACTCAACTGCATGGTACTGTAAAGTAGATTGTCCTTCAAAAAATTGGACAAATTGTTATTATCCCGCATCATGTACTTCTTCAAGTTGTAGTGCAGACTCTTTTTGGTTTAAAAGGGGAACAACTTCACTCAGAGTTTTAATATTTGAAGGCGAACAAAAATGTTCAGGCTCTACAGAGGGCTGTAAAGAAATAGGAGTCCCTTATGGGCCTTTTTAATCATAATTTCAATTTAGTAAATTGATTAAAAAAACCCCGCTCTAATGAGCGGGGTTTTTGTTGGAGAAAAAACTTGATAGAATGGGGCTTTTTAATGCTTCAAAAAAGGTTATTTTTTGTTTTTCTTCCGTCGATGAAAAATCCCCCTCTTTTTATCTAATTACTTTTTAGCGTTGTGCAGTTCTCCCGTTAATATTAATTTTAGATTAGCAGTAAAAGTTCTATTTTACGGGGGTAAAATGAATATGAAACATGCAGCATGGGGCCTGATGGCCGTTTGCTTATTTTTGAGTTCTGCCACGTATGCGCAGAATGCTACGCAACACACCGCCAAACACCACCGTCGTTTGGCTCAGCAACAAGAGCTTCATCAATCTCACCCTTATTCTTTCGGGCAGGATTATTTACAGATGAAACAAGACTTGGCTGACAAAACAGGTATCCAATACGGTTTGGATATCAGTTATCTATTACAGCGCGGTGCGCCCAACGGTAAACAAACCGCCATTCAGGGGTACTATTATCCTTACATCACTTGGGATGTGTTTAAAGACACATTTTTGGGCTCGGGTCAAATAAATGCCAACTACAATTTAATCCGTTATTGGGGCAGTAATGGCACCACTTTACAAAACCGTTTGGGTTTGGCCTCTGCGCCCAACGACTATACAGAAAACGAAGAGATTTTTTCTCAGTTTTCCTACACACACACTTTGCCCAATCATTTGGATTGGCTTTCTGTGACGGTGGGTCAATTTCCGCTGTATAACTTTGATGGTGGTAATTATTTGGACAATCAACAAACGGCTCTGTTAAATTTTGCCATGTCGCAAAACGCGTCTTCTACCTATCCCAGTGCCAGTTTTGGCGGATATGTGCAAGCGGCACCGGGCGATTGGACCTTTGCCGCCGGTTGGCAGGACGGGCAAAATATCAGCGGTCAAAATATACAATTAAACGATGCTTTTGACGGCAGATACACTTGGTTCGGCTCTGCTTCTTACGCGCCCACCATTGCCGGATTAGGAGCAGGTCAATACAGTTTTTTGTATTACTATCAGCCGGCAGTAAAAGAGCAAGACGAAACCTCACGCGGTTGGTCAGTGAATATAAGCCAAAATTTGGGTGAAAAGTGGGCTCTTTCCGCACGCGCCAACGGTTCTGACGGGCATATTGCTCCTATAAAGAAATCTTTTGTCTTAGCAGCCAGTTTGCTTAATCCGTTGGATAGAAATACCAACGATGCCATCACCTTAGGTGTAGCTTATAACAGAACGGATAAAAAAGCCTTAGGTTATCCGGCTGAATTTAAAAATAGCGAAATGGCGGTAGAATTGCAATGGGTGTGGGGTATTGGCAAATTGATGACCATTACACCGGATATTCAGTTCTATCCCAAGTCTGCGGCAGGGAACGGTAATTCTTTTACCACTGTCGCCAGTTTACGCACAACAATTATGCTGTAAAAAATAAATTAAGAGGGGTAAAGGAGGAAATTATGCAAGAACTTCAATTAGGGACCAGATATCCTACATTAGCATTTATCACCGGAGGAGCCGGTCAGGCGATGGACGGCATCCCGCCGCAGCCGTTTGAAACTTTCTGTTATGATTCTGCTTTAACGCAGGCCAAAATAGAAAATTTTAATATTGTGCCTTATACATCGGTACTGCCGAAGGAACTTTATAACAATATTGTGCCGGTAGATGCGGTGGCTGATCAGTTTAAACACGGGGCTGTGTTGGAAGTGATTATCGCCGGAAACGGTGCCAATATGAGTGAGCATAAAGCCATTGCTACCGGTGTAGGTATTTGCTGGGGTAAAGACAAACAAGGCAATCTGATTGGTGGTTGGGCTGCTGAATATGTGGAATATTTTGATACACCTATTGACGATGATATCGCACGCGGTCATTGTGCTATGTGGCTTAATAAATCATTAAATCATGAATTGGAACTGCGCGGTGTGGAAAAACACAGTGAGTTTCAAATGTGGCACAACTACATTAATATCACGCAACCGTTTGCGTATTGTTTGACGGCCTTGGGGTTTTTGAACTTTAAATTTGCACCCTTAGCTACGGCTAAAGGCGTCAAACCGTTGGACTAAAACTAAAATAGTTTTTGGGGGATTTATGGGAGAAAAAAATCACAACACCGCCAATGCAAGTGCGGTCAAAAAAATGGGAGTCATAGGACTTGCCTGTATTGTGATCAGTTCTATGGTTGGGGGCGGGGTGTTCTCCCTCCCCCAAAACATGGCAGCCGGTGCCAGCGCGGGGGCAGTTATTTTGGCGTGGGTGATTACCGGTATCGGTATTTATTTTATCGCCAATACCTTTAGCATACTTTCACGCGTAAAGCCGGATTTGACGGCCGGTATTTATATGTACGCGCGAGAAGGCTTTGGCCCGTATGCAGGCTTTACCATCGGGTGGGGTTATTGGTTGTGCCAAATCTTTGGTAATGTGGGGTATGCCGTTATTACAATGGACGCATTGAATTACTTTTTCCCCCCTTATTTTCAGGGCGGAAACAACTTGTGGTCCATTGTGGGCGGATCTGTGCTGATATGGGTGTTTAATTTTGTCGTCTTGCGCGGAGTACGGCAGGCCGCAATTATGAATATTATCGGAACAATTGGCAAATTAGTACCGCTTTTATGGTTTATTTTAGCCTTGCTTTTGAGTTTTAATTTTGACAAGTTTGATACCAACTTTTGGGGCAATCTTGCCGAAAACGGCAAAAGTTTAGGAGGATTGGGTACCCAATTAAAGAGTACAATGCTGGTGACGCTTTGGGCATTTATCGGTATTGAAGGCGCGGTAGTAATGTCTAACAGGGCCCGTAGCCAAAAAGACGTCAGCCGTGCTACTTTGTTGGGATTTTTGGGTTGTTTGGTGATTTATATAGGGCTTTCCGTCTTGCCGTTTGGATTTATGACACAGGCCGAAATTGCCGCTGTGCCCAACCCTTCCACCGCCGGTGTACTTGCCAAGTTGGTCGGCCCTTGGGGAGCGTGGCTAATGAATATAGGCCTTTTGATCGCGGTGCTTTCTTCGTGGTTGGCTTGGACAATGATCACCGCCGAAATTCCGCAGGCTGCGGCAGAAAATGGCACATTTCCTAAGCAATTTGCCAGAGAAAATAAAAATGGTGCACCGTCTGTCTCTTTGTGGGTGACGAGTATCCTGATGCAACTAGCCATTTTGATGGTTTATTTTTCTAACAATGCTTGGAACACGATGCTCTCTATTACAGGGGTGATGGTGTTGCCTGCCTACATTTTCAGTACGGCTTATTTGTGGAAACTGACAGAAGACGGAGAATTTGCCAAATTAGCCCAAAAAGGCCGTGCTGCGGCTTTATTTACCGCTACGGTAGGTACTTTATACGGTTTATGGCTGGTGTATGCCGCAGGGATAAAATATTTATTCTTGGCGGTTATTTTCTTGGCCTTAGGCATACCGGTTTTTGTGTGGGCACGTAAGCAACAATCGGACGGACAAAACGTATTTAGCGGGAAAGGAGAAGTAGTTTTTATGCTGCTTTTGGCACTGTGTGCATTGGTGGCTATTTATGTGTTTGCCAGAGGGTTGGTGAGCCTATAAAAAGGATTCGTTTTAAAGCCTCGCTTCGGCGGGGCTTTTTTGTGGTATAGGTGTTGTGTGATATGCTATGATAGCACTATGAAAGAAGCGATTGATTTGATTAAAAATGCCCAAAGTGGCGTAATATTTACCGGAGCAGGTGTTTCTGTGCAGAGCGGTATCCCCCCGTTTACCGGAGCAGGCGGTTTGTGGAATAAATACGACCCAAAGTTTATTGAGTTAGATTTCTTTTATTCCGATCCAAAACGCAGTTGGGAAGAAATGAAAAAAATATTTTTTACCTGTATGGGTGAGGCTAAGCCCAACAAGGCCCATGAGGTGATTGCTCAATTAGAAAAAAGTAAACGCTTTCAAGGAGTTATTACCCAAAACATAGACGGCCTACACCAAAAAGCAGGCAGTAAAAATGTGCAGGAATTTCATGGTACTATTCATAAAATGCACTGTATTTCTTGCGGCCGACGTTATGATACTGACAAAGTGGATTTAAACCCAAATCCCCCCACTTGCAAATGCGGCGGCGTACTAAAGCCGGATTTTGTATTTTACGGAGAAGGGATTAATCCGCTGGTGCAGAGAGAGTCTGAAACGATGGCTATTTCGGCCGATGTAATGATTATTGTTGGAACAGCAGGGCAAGTGATGCCTGCATGCAGTTTGCCGCTACTGGCCAAGCAATACGGCACGCGCATTGTGGAAGTGAATTTGCAACCGTCTGCCTATACAGACGGCGTGAGCGATTTTTACTTTGAGCAAACAGCCACAGAGTTCTTTGCCGAACTTGAAAAGCATTTGTAAAATAAACCCCCGCCTAAGCGGGGGTTTTAGTTAAACCTTTTCCATTTCCTGTTTTACCTTTTCTTCTGTTGCGGCGCAGGCTTGCAAGGTTAAATCTAAGAGTTTATCCAGATCCCAGCCCAACATTTCAGCACCTTGTTTAATCACGTCGCGTGAACAACCGGCGACAAATTTTTTATCTTTAAATTTTTTCTTTAAGCTGCTCAGTTCCATATCTTTGGTGCTTTTAGACGGGCGCATACGTGCCGCTGCCCCGATAAGGCCCGTTAGTTCGTCACAGGCAAAAAGTACTTTTTCCATTTCATGTTCGGGTTTAACATCGCTGGCCATACCGTAAGCATGGCAACATACGGCGCGTACCAATTCGGCTTCAGCATGGATTTCGGCCAATAGTTCGGGTGCTTTTTGGCAATGCTCATTGGGGAATTTTTCAAAATCAATATCATGCAACAGCCCTGCCAAATACCAAAAGTTTTTTTGTTCCGTATAGCCTAATTGTTCGGCAAACCAACCCATAACTGCTTCAACGGTAAAGGCATGGAGCAGATGGAAAGGTTCTTGATTGTATTTTTTTAATAAATCTAAGGCTTGTGTACGAGAAATAGCGGTAGTAGACACTAGAAAAATCTCCTAAAAGGTAAATCGGGCAAAAAAAAGCACCTGCCACTTGGGCAGGTGCTTCTTAAAATTTTAGCGTTTGCTGGGCAATACGAAGAACACAAGCAGTACGATGGAGCCCACAATGGGAATCAAGCCGATTAACAACCACCAAGCGCTTCTGCCGGTATCATGCAAGCGACGAGCAGCAATGCCCAAGCTGGGCAAGAGCAAGGCTAAGCTGACTACGATATAAAGAACGTAAAACAAAGTTCCTACCACATTATCCATGCTGGAAAGAGTGGATAACACAATGCTTAACAAAAAGTTAAAAAGCACAAAAAGCCAGTATTGTTTGCGGGTAGCACAACCCTTGAAATCTAAATAATGTTTGGTAATAACATCGATGAAGTATGTTTGTACAACGTTCATAAGTTCTCCTTTTTGTTATAAAACTGCTACATATACTATAGCATTTTCATTTGTTTTTTTAAAATAATTTTTTGATTACTTATAAAAATGGCTAAATTCCTTTAAACTTTCCGACAAAGCCTTTGCGCTGACGGGCGTTTGAGAAGGAACATAATTTTCGTCGTAATTTTCAATACTGCCGTAATTATTTAGCACAGATATTTTATCTCCTTCTCGAATGGCTTTGTTAGTATAACTAAGAATTAAAGTCCATGGGCGCGGGGTAGCATCAAATAAATCCCAACCGGAACTGTAGTCAGAAATAGGGTTTGTACAGTTGAAAATCTGACGCAACAACGTGGGTACCACATCATAATGAGAAGTGCGGTAATCAATGTCTTTTCCTTCCTTGTTGGGCCACCAAATGATAAGAGGCACCTGCGTTTGATATTTGGCAAAATTGCTATTGTGTCCCCAGAAATTATGGCGGGTATCATTAAGTTCTTGTCCATGATCGCCCGTCAGCACTATCAGCGTATTTTTTTCTAAGCCTTGTTGTTCTAAGGCTTGGTAAACTTTTGCCAATAAAGAATCCATATAATGTACGGAGTTTTTGTATCGGTTTTGATAGGGCGTAGGGTCTGTATTTTTATTTAATGTCAGATAATTAACCTCTTGCGCATACGGAGCAAATGGTTTTTCGGATGTGGGGGCAAAGTCAAAACCATGTGCAGAATCATAAAATAAGAAACCAAAGAAAGGTTTGTTCTTATCTCTTTTTTCTAAGAAAGATAAAAACTCTTTTTGTGCATCTTCATCGCGTTGCCATTTAGTTTTCCCGTTAGAAGAAACACGCAAATGATCTATATGAGAAAATACGTTTTGGTTAAATTCCGGACTGTTGATTTTGGCACTGGCATAAATACCAAATTCATAGCCTTGTGTGCCCAATCTTTCCATAAATACGGGGCGGATTTTATTGGCGGTGACACTTTCCCAATACGGGTAAGGCATGGAATAAAAGAGCGAGAAAACCCCCGCTTCCGTTGCATTTCCTCCCGATAGGTGATTTTTGAAATAAAAAGCATTTTTAGCCTTTTGATAACGGGCAAAAGTATGGGGCATTACTTCGGGGGTGAAGGCATCTGCGCGCCAAGCATCTATCAGGATAAATAAAATATTCGGTTTTTCTTGCGGTGTTTGGCAGGAAAGCGCAGACAACGGGTAATTGAGTGCCCCTTTTTTGGGTGTTTCATAGGGTTGCGTTTTGGGGGTAAAGCCCATTTTTCTCAGGCGGCGGTTCATGCTTAAAGGTTGCGCCCAAGGCAGATAAGGCACTTGTGAAAGAACCGACGGAACAAGCATAAATTTTCCCCATGCGTACATACCGTTATAACTTGCAAAAATAAGTAATAAAATGATGGTTAAAACAGTTGCTTTTTTACTGTTTATGTTTATTTTACAAGCGCATTTAGCCAAAGCGAACGTGATAAAGAAAAGTAGCAATATTGCCCCTGCTAAAATAAAGTAGGTGCTGGGCGGAAAGACAAATATTTCTCGCCCTGCAGGACCAAAAAATAACTGAAGCATAGCCAAACTGATATGAAAACGGTATTGGGAATAAACTAAAATATCCACACACAAAATCAAATTAAACAAACTACCTAATGCAACCGACGTCCAAAAAGCAGTTTTGTGTCCGATAAATCGCACCAAAGACAGTAGGGCAAAAAGCCCGACGGCAAACATAAAACTGTTGCCAAGAATAAATAAAGCGGTAAAAGTTCCCCCCGTCAAGGACGAGTAAAACCCACTTACAAAAAAGTAAGCCAACGAAAGCACGCTCCACAAGAGCATTTCCAACACGCAAAAAATAAAAATATTCTTAATCTTCATATATTTATTATAACAAGTTCAAAAGGGCATTGCGGGCTCAACTGTGCACGTAAAACATATACAGAACAATACGCAAAAATATAAAATATGTTTATGGAAAATCAACAACAGGAACAAAAAAACAAAACTTCTTTGTGGCAAGAGTTGAAAATTATTTTTTCTTCTTCCCGTGCGTTTTGGCTGATTAATATGGTGAACTTTGCCGATGGTATTGCTTACTTCGGCATTTTGACCTTAATGACGCTATTTTTAGGCGGCAATGTGGGCATGAGTGACGCGATGAGCGGTATCAGCGTGTCCACCTTTACAGGTCTGGTGACACTGTTTATGTTCGGCGGAGGTTTTGTGTCGGACAAATACGGGGTGCGTAAAGCGTTAACGATTGCCTTGACCCTATTATTTAGCGGACGCGTAGTGCTGAGTTTGGCCGCTTTGCCGGCCGGGTTTGGATTTGCGTGGGTAGGATATGTAATGTCTTGGGCGGCTATTTTGCTAATGGCATTAGGCTCAGGCATTTTGCAGCCTGCTTTGTATGCCGGGGCTAAAGAATATACAAACCCCAAAGTTTCCGCCATTGCTTTTAGTTTTATTTATGCCTTTATGAACTTGGGTATCGTGTTTGGTAATTTCGCCTCTCCGTTTATCCGCACTGATGAGCCCTTTATTGCAGATATTCACGGACTCGGATGGGGCATTATGGGTGTGTTTTTAATTTGTACAGCCATTACGGGTGTGGTACTGCTTTTGCATATTTCTTTGTTTAGCAAAAAGGTGGAAGAAAACTGTCGTGTAGCCGTAGTAAACGAAGAAGAAAATCAAAATAAAACATGGAAACAACGTCTGGCGGAAATGCCATTTAGAGACGTACGTTTTATGTGGTTTATTTTTATTCTTTTGCCGGTACAAACTTTATTTGCACATCAGTTCCTTACAATGCCGGACTATATTTTCCGCGTTTTCCCTGCGGAAGTGGCAGCTAAGTTTGAATGGATTAACGGGATTAATCCGTTTATCATTGTGATTTTTGTGCCGCTGATTGCGATGCTTACACGCAATGTGAGCGTGTTTAAAATGCTCATCATCGGCACCAGCGTTTCTGCTGCTACGACGTTTCTGCTGATTAGTCAGCAGCCCTCTTTGGCGGTGTTAATCAGTTATGTAATTATCTTCTCTTTGGGTGAGGCGGCGTGGTCTTCGCGCTTTTACGAATATGTAGGAGATTTAGCCCCTGTCGGCCAAGTGGGTGCGTATATGGGGCTGGCGGGCTTGCCTTGGTTCTTGGCTAAGTTTACCACAGGCTTGTACTCGGGCTTTATGCTTTCGCGTTTTGTGCCGAAAGAGGGTGCTCAAGACCCGGCCACCATGTGGTTAATTTATGCCATCATTGCTTGTGTGACACCGGTAGGGTTGATTTTGACGCGCAAGTGGATAGAAAGCGGTATCCAAAAGAAAGCATAAGTAAGTTTGCAAAAATTGAAAAGCCCCGCCTCGCGCGGGGCTTTTTTGATGAGAAATAATCTTGCTTAAATAAAAATTGCCGACAATTAAATAAATTGTCAGCAATTTTGTCACCATTCCGACGATAAAAAGTACCCCCAATAGGAATCGAACCTATATCCCCTGCTTAGAAGGCAGGTGCTCTATCCATTGAGCTATGGGGGCTAAAATCTACTTACCTTATTTTACAAAAATTAAACCAAAGATTCAAAATTTTCTACTTAAAAAATTCTTTAAGCCCTTTTTCCAGCGTGATTTTGGGTTTAAAACCTAAGGACTGTAATTTATCAATATTGGCACGTGAAAAGCGTACATCCCCCTCTCGGGCAGGTTGAAAAGAAATTTTCAAAGGTTTCTCCGCAGCCTTTTCTAAAAGTTTTATTGTTTTTAATAGTGTCACGTTTTTGCCCGAGCCAACATTATACACTTGCCCTGCTTTTCCTTTTTCTACGATGGTTAATAATGCTTGCACCGTATCTTGCACGTGCAAAAAGTCACGCGTTTGCAAGCCATCTCCGTTGATGGTAAGAGGCAGTGTTTTTTTAGTTAAATAAGCCCATTTGCTCAGCACTGCTGCATAAGCAGAATCAGCCGGTTGAGTAGGCCCATAAATATTAAAACAGCGGGCCATCACTACGTCTAGGCCATAGGTTTGTGTATAGAATTGGCAGAGTTCCTCCCCCATGAGTTTGCTTATTGCATAAGGAGAAAGCGGATTTAAACGGGAATTTTCCACTCGGGCTCTTTTTCCCCCCATTCCATAGACGGAGCTGGAAGAAATAAACAGTACCTTTTTGACTCCTGCCAAGTGGGCTTGATGCAATACATGGGCTGTTCCTTCTACATTATTTTGCATGGTAGCGGCTGGATTTTGAAAAGATTGCATCACCGATGCTTCGGCTGCCAAGTGCAGTATATAGTCTGCCCCTTTAAAGGCGACGGAAAGTTTTTGGTCATCTAGCACAGATGCCCGAATCAAATGTATTTGGGATTGTATGTCTTTTAATGATTTGATAGAGGAAGATGAAAAATTGTCTACAACAGTGACGTGTTGGTTTTTTTTCAGTAAATGACGTACCACGCAAGAGCCGATAAATCCGGCTCCTCCCGTCACGACCCATTTTTTAGGTTTGTTCTTCATGGTTTTTCCTCTAAAAACTAGACGTAAGTATTATAACTTTTTTAATCTTTTCTATACAAACAAGTCATTTACTTGCGCGCGTGCGTACGGAAAATGCTACAATAGAACCAACTGTATTTTACGGGACAATTATGACTAAAAAACTTTCTTTTTCTTATTCCAAAATGGGCATGTATAAAGAATGCCCCCAAAAGTATAAATTTCGATACGTTCATATGTTGCCGGAGCAACCCAAATATTATTTTGCGTTTGGTTCTGCTCTGCATGAAGTAATGGAGTATGTGTACAATCCGCTAAATCCATCTTTTCCTACTTTAGAGCAGGCTTTATCATTTTTCAAAACCCATTGGGATAGTACTTCTTTTGATCAAAAAGGCTACGCCAACATGGAGAAAGAACTTTTAGGCTATGAGGAAG
It includes:
- a CDS encoding pyruvoyl-dependent arginine decarboxylase, which codes for MQELQLGTRYPTLAFITGGAGQAMDGIPPQPFETFCYDSALTQAKIENFNIVPYTSVLPKELYNNIVPVDAVADQFKHGAVLEVIIAGNGANMSEHKAIATGVGICWGKDKQGNLIGGWAAEYVEYFDTPIDDDIARGHCAMWLNKSLNHELELRGVEKHSEFQMWHNYINITQPFAYCLTALGFLNFKFAPLATAKGVKPLD
- a CDS encoding NAD-dependent deacylase, with translation MKEAIDLIKNAQSGVIFTGAGVSVQSGIPPFTGAGGLWNKYDPKFIELDFFYSDPKRSWEEMKKIFFTCMGEAKPNKAHEVIAQLEKSKRFQGVITQNIDGLHQKAGSKNVQEFHGTIHKMHCISCGRRYDTDKVDLNPNPPTCKCGGVLKPDFVFYGEGINPLVQRESETMAISADVMIIVGTAGQVMPACSLPLLAKQYGTRIVEVNLQPSAYTDGVSDFYFEQTATEFFAELEKHL
- a CDS encoding carbohydrate porin encodes the protein MNMKHAAWGLMAVCLFLSSATYAQNATQHTAKHHRRLAQQQELHQSHPYSFGQDYLQMKQDLADKTGIQYGLDISYLLQRGAPNGKQTAIQGYYYPYITWDVFKDTFLGSGQINANYNLIRYWGSNGTTLQNRLGLASAPNDYTENEEIFSQFSYTHTLPNHLDWLSVTVGQFPLYNFDGGNYLDNQQTALLNFAMSQNASSTYPSASFGGYVQAAPGDWTFAAGWQDGQNISGQNIQLNDAFDGRYTWFGSASYAPTIAGLGAGQYSFLYYYQPAVKEQDETSRGWSVNISQNLGEKWALSARANGSDGHIAPIKKSFVLAASLLNPLDRNTNDAITLGVAYNRTDKKALGYPAEFKNSEMAVELQWVWGIGKLMTITPDIQFYPKSAAGNGNSFTTVASLRTTIML
- a CDS encoding DUF805 domain-containing protein; the protein is MNVVQTYFIDVITKHYLDFKGCATRKQYWLFVLFNFLLSIVLSTLSSMDNVVGTLFYVLYIVVSLALLLPSLGIAARRLHDTGRSAWWLLIGLIPIVGSIVLLVFFVLPSKR
- the rmuC gene encoding DNA recombination protein RmuC: MTILIYLLLGIALGGAGMYFYQRVQKDVLVRENAKMNTEIQALTSFREQNAALSADNARLQAQNEALSKERVLVEKNFAEVAATYRAQFADLATKILEEKSKGLESKNTEVLRPLTLQLESFVKKVHDMERVTTEKQAQLEKGLSDVLKSTEKIDQSAISLTNAIKGEAIVRGSWGEEALKRILDSAGMKEGVDYFEQVSEEGKRVDVQIALPSDRWIVVDSKTIFNHYVQYYNEQDPKKKEEHLAAHVKDVKKTIRDLSSKKYYKKFQETGEKVQPDYTLMFVYPESALLAAVSEDADVLNEAWKNNIALVSATSLLSTLKMVSKLWDIDKQHEYMDELKEDIQKLMEKFNDFLVNFAKAENAISNAFDAVKVARGHIDSNKGSFLPVAQRIIDVYEAPLTKENARLLKRMNYDYNGSKKRVKQAENETSSVLQNQQEQRLF
- a CDS encoding hydrolase, which encodes MSTTAISRTQALDLLKKYNQEPFHLLHAFTVEAVMGWFAEQLGYTEQKNFWYLAGLLHDIDFEKFPNEHCQKAPELLAEIHAEAELVRAVCCHAYGMASDVKPEHEMEKVLFACDELTGLIGAAARMRPSKSTKDMELSSLKKKFKDKKFVAGCSRDVIKQGAEMLGWDLDKLLDLTLQACAATEEKVKQEMEKV
- a CDS encoding amino acid permease, which encodes MGEKNHNTANASAVKKMGVIGLACIVISSMVGGGVFSLPQNMAAGASAGAVILAWVITGIGIYFIANTFSILSRVKPDLTAGIYMYAREGFGPYAGFTIGWGYWLCQIFGNVGYAVITMDALNYFFPPYFQGGNNLWSIVGGSVLIWVFNFVVLRGVRQAAIMNIIGTIGKLVPLLWFILALLLSFNFDKFDTNFWGNLAENGKSLGGLGTQLKSTMLVTLWAFIGIEGAVVMSNRARSQKDVSRATLLGFLGCLVIYIGLSVLPFGFMTQAEIAAVPNPSTAGVLAKLVGPWGAWLMNIGLLIAVLSSWLAWTMITAEIPQAAAENGTFPKQFARENKNGAPSVSLWVTSILMQLAILMVYFSNNAWNTMLSITGVMVLPAYIFSTAYLWKLTEDGEFAKLAQKGRAAALFTATVGTLYGLWLVYAAGIKYLFLAVIFLALGIPVFVWARKQQSDGQNVFSGKGEVVFMLLLALCALVAIYVFARGLVSL